A stretch of the Panicum virgatum strain AP13 chromosome 9N, P.virgatum_v5, whole genome shotgun sequence genome encodes the following:
- the LOC120688439 gene encoding probable serine protease EDA2 — protein sequence MMGSRARLVSLLFAFLLARLAKAGPPAAAAGSWYLTQDERWMKQRLDHFSPTDHRRFKQRYFEFLDYHRAPGGPIFLRICGESACGGIPNDYLAVLAKKFGAAVVTPEHRYYGKSSPFKRLTTGNLRFLSSKQALFDLAVFRQYYQESLNARYNRTGFDNPWFVIGVSYSGALSAWFRLKFPHLTCGSLASSGVVRAVYNYTDFDKQVGESAGPECKAALQETTRLVEQQLLSDSRSVKTLFGAPTLKNDDFLYLLADAAAEAFQYGHPDAVCTPLVNAKKNGKNLVDTFAQIVKVFYVKEMETPVSSYDQEYLKKTTPDDSSSRLWWFQVCSEVAYFQVAPKTDSVRSARINTKYHLDLCRNVFGEGVYPDVSMTNLYYGGTRIAASKIVFTNGSQDPWRHASKQKSSKDMPSYLMKCSNCGHGTDLRGCPQSPFRIQGDSSNCSSPAAVNTVRKQIAKYIDLWLSQCQKPSASGEW from the exons ATGATGGGCTCTCGCGCTCGCCTCGTCTCCCTCCTCTTCGCCTTCCTCCTCGCGCGCCTCGCCAAGGccgggccgcccgccgccgccgctggcagcTGGTACCTGACCCAGGACGAGCGGTGGATGAAGCAGCGCCTCGACCACTTCTCCCCCACT GACCACCGGCGGTTCAAGCAGCGCTACTTCGAGTTCCTCGACTACCACCGCGCCCCCGGCGGACCGATCTTCCTGCGCATCTGCGGCGAGTCCGCCTGCGGCGGCATCCCGAACGACTACCTGGCC GTACTCGCCAAGAAGttcggcgcggcggtggtgacGCCGGAGCACCGGTACTACGGCAAGAGCTCCCCGTTCAAGCGGCTGACCACCGGGAACCTGAGGTTCCTGTCGTCGAAGCAGGCCCTGTTCGACCTCGCCGTCTTCCGCCAGTACTACCAG GAATCCTTGAATGCTAGGTACAACCGCACGGGATTTGACAACCCTTGGTTCGTCATCGGGGTCTCCTACTCCGGCGCTCTCAGCGCCTGGTTCAGGCTCAAGTTCCCCCATCTGACATGCGGGAGCCTTGCGAGCTCGGGGGTGGTTCGTGCTGTGTACAACTACACCGACTTCGACAAGCAG GTTGGAGAGTCGGCTGGCCCTGAGTGCAAAGCTGCCCTTCAAGAAACGACTAGACTTGTTGAGCAACAGCTTCTGTCAGACAGCCGTTCGGTGAAGACCTTATTTGGGGCACCGACG TTGAAAAATGACGACTTCCTCTACTTACTGGCAGATGCCgcagcagaagca TTCCAATATGGGCACCCTGATGCCGTGTGCACTCCTCTAGTAAATGCAAAGAAGAATGGGAAAAACTTGGTG GACACATTTGCTCAAATTGTGAAAGTCTTTTATGTCAAAGAAATGGAGACACCAGTATCTTCATATGATCAGGAGTACCTGAAGAAAACAACTCCTGACGATTCTA GTTCTCGCCTCTGGTGGTTCCAAGTTTGCAGTGAGGTTGCCTACTTTCAAGTGGCACCCAAAACTGATAGTGTTCGTTCTGCAAGGATCAACACAAA GTACCATTTGGATCTTTGCAGAAATGTTTTTGGGGAAGGTGTTTATCCTGATGTGTCCATGACGAACTTGTATTATGGAGGCACAAGAATTGCTG CTTCTAAAATTGTGTTTACAAACGGCTCTCAAGATCCATGGCGCCATGCCTCCAAGCAGAAATCATCGAAAGACA TGCCTTCGTACTTGATGAAATGCAGCAATTGCGGACATGGCACTGATTTGAGGGGGTGTCCTCAAAGTCCTTTCAGAATCCAAG GGGACTCCTCAAACTGCTCATCTCCCGCAGCAGTCAATACAGTGAGAAAGCAGATCGCCAAGTACATTGATCTGTGGTTATCACAGTGCCAAAAACCATCTGCCTCAGG GGAGTGGTAA
- the LOC120688440 gene encoding probable serine protease EDA2, protein MGFGSARAATAAAHLFGAAALLLMLARGGESVSFWLPPPSAGVGGEGFLGGASRYLTLDERWMNQTLDHFNPTDHRQFKQRYYEFLDYYRAPNGPIFLKICGEASCHGIGNDYLAVMAKKFGAAIVSPEHRYYGKSSPFDSLTTENLRFLSSKQALFDLAVFRQYYQETLNARYNRSGADSSWFVFGGSYAGALSAWFRLKFPHLTCGSLASSGVVLAVYNFTDFDKQIGDSAGPECKEALQEVTRLVDGQLQGGSNSVKQLFGAPKLENDGDFLYLLADAAAIAFQYGNPDVVCSPLIEAKKNGTDLVETFASYVKDYYIGKFGASVASYDQQYLKNTTPAVAESAYRLWWYQVCSEVAFFQVAPKNDSVRSPKIDTRYHLDLCRNVFGEEVYPDVFMTNLYYGGTRIAGSKIVFANGSQDPWRHASKQKSSEELPSYLIECKNCGHCSDLSGCPQAPSNIEGDSSKCSSPEALNKVRKQIVDHIDLWLSECQEQGHDKEPSLGSRWSIASI, encoded by the exons ATGGGGTTcggctccgcccgcgccgcgacCGCCGCGGCGCACCtcttcggcgccgccgccctcctcctcatGCTCGCGCGAGGCGGCGAGTCCGTCAGTTTCTGgctcccgccgccgtccgccggggTAGGGGGAGAGGGCTTCCTCGGCGGCGCCAGCCGTTACCTGACGCTGGACGAGCGGTGGATGAACCAAACCCTCGACCACTTCAACCCCACG GACCATCGGCAATTCAAACAGCGTTACTATGAATTTCTCGACTACTACCGAGCTCCAAATGGGCCAATCTTCCTAAAAATCTGTGGAGAAGCCTCGTGCCATGGAATTGGGAATGACTACTTAGCT GTGATGGCAAAGAAATTTGGTGCTGCAATTGTTTCTCCTGAGCATCGATACTATGGAAAGAGTTCTCCTTTTGACAGTCTGACGACAGAAAATCTACGGTTCTTGTCATCAAAGCAGGCTTTATTTGATCTTGCTGTTTTCCGCCAATATTATCAG GAAACCTTAAATGCCAGGTATAATCGCTCTGGGGCAGACAGTTCTTGGTTTGTTTTTGGAGGGTCATACGCTGGAGCACTCAGTGCTTGgttcagattgaagtttcctCACTTGACATGTGGAAGTCTGGCAAGCTCAGGAGTTGTTCTTGCTGTTTACAACTTCACCGATTTTGACAAACAG ATTGGGGACTCTGCTGGTCCTGAATGCAAGGAAGCACTTCAAGAAGTAACAAGGCTTGTTGATGGACAGCTTCAGGGTGGCAGCAACTCAGTTAAGCAGTTGTTTGGAGCACCAAAG TTAGAAAATGATGGTGACTTCCTCTACTTACTGGCAGATGCTGCTGCTATTGCG TTCCAATATGGTAATCCTGATGTCGTGTGCTCCCCGCTAATTGAAGCAAAGAAGAACGGGACAGATTTGGTG GAAACATTTGCTAGTTACGTGAAAGATTATTACATTGGAAAATTTGGGGCATCTGTAGCATCATATGATCAACAGTATTTGAAGAACACAACTCCTGCTGTTGCTGAATCCG CATATAGACTGTGGTGGTACCAAGTTTGCAGTGAGGTTGCATTTTTCCAGGTGGCACCCAAAAATGATAGTGTCCGCTCCCCAAAGATCGACACAAG GTACCATTTGGACTTGTGCAGAAATGTTTTTGGGGAAGAAGTCTACCCTGATGTATTCATGACAAACTTATACTATGGAGGCACAAGAATTGCAG GTTCTAAAATTGTTTTTGCAAATGGATCTCAAGACCCATGGCGCCATGCTTCTAAGCAGAAATCATCAGAAGAAT TACCATCGTACTTAATTGAGTGCAAGAACTGCGGACATTGCAGTGATCTCTCCGGATGCCCTCAGGCTCCTTCAAATATTGAAG GTGATTCATCCAAGTGCTCATCTCCAGAAGCTCTCAACAAAGTAAGAAAGCAGATTGTCGATCACATTGACCTGTGGTTATCAGAATGTCAAGAACAAG GACATGACAAGGAGCCATCGCTGGGAAGCAGATGGAGCATAGCCAGTATCTGA